A region from the Peromyscus maniculatus bairdii isolate BWxNUB_F1_BW_parent chromosome 5, HU_Pman_BW_mat_3.1, whole genome shotgun sequence genome encodes:
- the LOC102926504 gene encoding putative vomeronasal receptor-like protein 4: MKWSNIIQTIIFLCLIGPGSVGNILMFVRQVYTSALGTEKKPVDLILIHLAFSNMIIICTTGIRDIATVFYFRNFLGDIGCKAVVYLARTARGLSICTTCLLSVVQALTISPRTTIWRKLKPQTSWQILTYVLLFWIFNALTSSNLLYYMTAGGSLNRSGVAGYIGYCYMLPSRDTVKWLFLSLMAVRDLIFQSLMGWSSGHISFYLYKHHKQVLYLHSCRPVNSFSPEIKAAQSILILMACFLVFYWADFIFSFYTGYMVTHDSIILNIKTCLVLGYAVLSPFVLMSRAVPVAKALCSH; encoded by the coding sequence ATGAAGTGGAGTAACATTATCCAGACAATAATCTTCCTTTGTCTTATTGGGCCTGGAAGTGTGGGAAATATCCTAATGTTTGTGAGACAGGTGTACACGTCTGCCTTGGGCACTGAGAAAAAGCCTGTGGACCTCATTCTCATCCACTTGGCATTTTCTAATATGATCATTATTTGCACCACAGGAATCAGAGACATAGCCACAGTGTTTTATTTCAGAAACTTTCTCGGCGATATTGGCTGTAAAGCTGTGGTTTATCTGGCAAGGACGGCCCGGGGCCTCTCCATCTGCACCACCTGTCTCCTCAGCGTGGTCCAGGCTCTCACCATCAGTCCCAGGACCACCATTTGGAGGAAGCTCAAACCACAGACCTCATGGCAAATTCTTACCTATGTCTTACTCTTTTGGATCTTTAATGCCCTCACAAGTTCCAACTTGTTGTACTATATGACAGCAGGCGGCAGCTTGAACAGATCTGGAGTTGCAGGGTATATTGGATATTGCTATATGCTTCCATCCAGGGACACAGTCAAGTGGCTTTTCCTCTCACTCATGGCTGTTCGTGACCTCATCTTTCAGAGTCTCATGGGCTGGAGCAGTGGAcacatttctttttatctgtATAAACATCACAAGCAAGTCCTCTACCTCCACAGCTGCAGGCCTGTAAATAGTTTCAGTCCAGAGATCAAAGCTGCACAGAGCATTCTCATTCTCATggcctgtttccttgtcttttaTTGGGCAgacttcattttctccttttacaCAGGTTACATGGTGACTCATGACTCCATCATACTAAATATTAAAACATGTCTAGTACTTGGTTATGCTGTTCTCAGCCCCTTTGTCCTGATGAGCAGAGCTGTTCCTGTTGCTAAAGCCTTGTGTTCGCACTGA